Proteins from a single region of Apium graveolens cultivar Ventura chromosome 7, ASM990537v1, whole genome shotgun sequence:
- the LOC141671461 gene encoding putative choline kinase 3 — MAVKTKGLADGNLSEELKKVLSSVASKWGDVIDFNKLKVIHLSGAMTNEVYRITWPTMDDDVVRNVLLRIYGEGVDVFFDREEEIRTFDCISKHEHGPRLLGQFTEGRVEEFIHAKTLSASDLRDPETSALIAAKLREFHTLKMPGSRTVILWDRMRNWISKATNLCSKECAKEFRLDTLVDEIDLLEKDLQQNPQDVVFCHNDLQYGNIMIDEKTRSITIIDYEYASYNPAAYDLANHFCEMAANYHSETPHILDYNIYPGLEERERFVCSYLSSTGHEPSETEVKRLVNDVEKYTLANHLFWGLWGIISAHVNNIDFDYMEYARQRFEQYWLRKPQLLPLATKAVPADVEDGSADLT, encoded by the exons ATGGCAGTAAAGACAAAAGGGTTGGCAGATGGTAATCTGTCAGAGGAACTGAAGAAGGTTTTGTCCTCAGTGGCTTCGAAATGGGGAGATGTGATTGATTTTAACAAGTTGAAAGTGATCCATTTGAGTGGTGCTATGACTAATGAAGTCTATCGAATAACTTGGCCTACGATGGATGATGATGTTGTCAGAAATGTTTTACTGAGGATTTATGGTGAAGGTGTTGATGTTTTCTTTGACCGTGAAGAGGAGATTCGGACTTTTGATTGCATATCGAAGCATGAACATGGTCCTCGCCTTCTTGGTCAGTTTACGGAAGGGAGAGTGGAGGAGTTCATTCATGCTAAG ACGTTATCAGCTAGTGATCTTCGTGATCCTGAAACCTCTGCTCTGATTGCAGCTAAACTGAGGGAATTTCATACTCTCAAGATGCCTGGTTCAAGAACTGTAATTCTCTGGGACAGAATGAG GAACTGGATTAGCAAGGCCACAAATTTATGCTCTAAAGAATGTGCAAAAGAGTTTCGCCTGGACACATTAGTGGATGAAATTGACCTACTAGAAAAGGACTTGCAACAGAATCCCCAGGATGTTGTGTTTTGTCACAATGACTTGCAGTATGGAAACATCATGATTGATGAAAAGACGAGATCAATCACTATAATT GATTATGAGTATGCCAGTTACAATCCTGCTGCCTACGACCTGGCTAATCATTTCTGTGAAATGGCAGCTAATTATCACTCTGAGACACCACATATTTTAGACTATAATATCTACCCAG GTCTGGAGGAGCGTGAAAGATTCGTATGTTCATATCTGAGTTCAACTG GTCATGAACCAAGTGAGACTGAAGTAAAGAGGCTTGTCAATGATGTAGAGAAGTACACTTTAGCAAACCATCTGTTCTGGGGCTTATGGGGAATCATCTCG GCGCATGTGAACAATATAGATTTTGATTACATGGAATATGCAAGGCAGAGGTTTGAGCAATACTGGTTGAGAAAGCCACAACTACTCCCCTTGGCTACAAAAGCAGTCCCTGCTGATGTTGAAGATGGTTCTGCAGATCTTACATAA